In Citrus sinensis cultivar Valencia sweet orange chromosome 4, DVS_A1.0, whole genome shotgun sequence, one DNA window encodes the following:
- the LOC107177896 gene encoding uncharacterized protein LOC107177896 codes for MPQSKIPQKMKDPRSFTIPCSIGTEYNGKALCDLEASINFMPLSVFKQLGVGECRPTTVTLQLVDRSHVYPEGKIEDVLVKVDKFIFPVDFIVLDFEADKEVPIILGRPFLARGKTLIDVQKGELTMRVND; via the coding sequence ATGCCTCAGAGTAAGATACCACAGAAGATGAAGGATCCAAGAAGCTTCACAATTCCATGCTCCATAGGCACTGAATACAATGGCAAAGCACTTTGTGATCTGGAGGCTAGCATCAATTTCATGCCTTTATCAGTGTTTAAGCAATTGGGAGTTGGTGAATGTAGACCAACAACAGTGACTCTACAACTTGTTGACCGATCTCATGTCTATccagaagggaagattgaagATGTGTTGGTGAAggtggataaatttatttttccggTGGATTTCATTGTGCTAGACTTTGAGGCAGACAAAGAAGTGCCAATCATTCTAGGAAGACCTTTCTTAGCCAGAGGAAAGACTTTAATTgatgttcaaaaaggagaaTTAACCATGAGGGTGAATGACTAG